In Kiloniellales bacterium, a genomic segment contains:
- a CDS encoding GntR family transcriptional regulator yields MATKAKTQATRRADALRVRLESEIASGQLGPGTRLDESRLAARFGVSRTPVREALQQLSTAGLVELRPRQGAVVAAMTVQQLLQMFEVMAELEALCARLAARRITPEQREALTRSHETCVALAETGDPEAYYEENRRFHEVIYAASQNAYLQESTRSLRNRLQPYRRFQLHHPGRIDRSLAEHREVVEAILAGDGEAAAQRLRAHVNIQGDVFTDLVTALPPSYLQAASA; encoded by the coding sequence TTGGCCACCAAGGCGAAAACCCAGGCCACCCGGCGCGCCGACGCGCTCCGCGTCCGCCTCGAGAGCGAGATCGCCTCGGGCCAGCTCGGGCCCGGGACGCGCCTGGACGAGAGCCGCCTGGCCGCCCGCTTCGGCGTATCCCGCACTCCCGTGCGCGAGGCCCTGCAGCAGCTTTCGACCGCCGGCCTGGTCGAGTTGCGGCCCCGCCAGGGCGCGGTGGTTGCGGCCATGACCGTGCAGCAGCTGCTGCAGATGTTCGAGGTCATGGCCGAGCTGGAGGCGCTTTGCGCCCGCCTGGCGGCGCGCCGGATCACGCCCGAGCAGCGCGAGGCCCTGACCCGCAGCCACGAGACCTGCGTCGCCCTGGCCGAGACCGGCGACCCCGAGGCCTACTACGAGGAGAACCGGCGCTTCCACGAGGTGATCTACGCCGCCTCCCAGAACGCCTACCTGCAGGAGTCGACCCGTAGCCTGCGCAACCGGCTGCAGCCCTATCGTCGCTTCCAGCTTCACCACCCCGGCCGCATCGACCGTTCGCTGGCCGAGCACCGCGAGGTGGTCGAGGCGATCCTGGCCGGCGACGGCGAGGCTGCCGCCCAGCGCTTGCGGGCCCACGTCAACATTCAGGGCGACGTCTTCACCGACCTGGTGACCGCCCTGCCCCCTTCCTACCTGCAGGCCGCCTCGGCCTGA
- the dctP gene encoding TRAP transporter substrate-binding protein DctP, with translation MTSFKKALLSAAVVALGAGLVGDWAGGAWAADIKLKASHQWPGGKGDVRDEMVQIIKKEVEAADVGVAVQVYPGKSLFKPKQQWDAMVKGQLDISAFPLDYASGKHPQFSATLMPGLVKNHDHAKRLNDSPFMADIKKIIDDSGIVVLSDAWLAGGFVSKKTCILDPKDAEGQVLRAAGPAFEQMLSAAGASINAMPSSEIYPALQTGVLDGANTSSGSFVSYRIYEQVSCLTEPGDYALWFMYEPILMSKKSWDKLDDKQKAAFEAAGQKAEDFFFDAAKGLDTKLVEAYKKAGVEVVSMSKEQHAAWLEIAKQSSYKNFAEKVPGGKELIEKALAVE, from the coding sequence ATGACGTCTTTCAAGAAAGCTTTGCTGAGCGCCGCAGTCGTGGCACTCGGCGCCGGCTTGGTTGGTGATTGGGCCGGCGGGGCCTGGGCCGCCGACATCAAGCTCAAGGCCTCGCACCAGTGGCCGGGCGGCAAGGGCGATGTCCGCGACGAGATGGTGCAGATCATCAAGAAGGAGGTCGAGGCCGCGGACGTCGGCGTCGCCGTGCAGGTCTATCCGGGCAAGTCCCTGTTCAAGCCCAAGCAGCAGTGGGACGCCATGGTCAAGGGCCAGCTCGACATCTCGGCCTTCCCGCTGGACTACGCCAGCGGCAAGCATCCGCAGTTCAGCGCGACCCTGATGCCGGGCTTGGTCAAGAACCACGACCACGCCAAGCGCCTGAACGACTCGCCCTTCATGGCCGACATCAAGAAGATCATCGACGACTCTGGCATCGTTGTGCTTTCCGATGCCTGGCTCGCCGGCGGCTTCGTCTCCAAGAAGACCTGCATCCTGGACCCCAAGGACGCCGAGGGCCAGGTGCTGCGGGCGGCCGGGCCGGCCTTCGAGCAGATGCTCTCGGCCGCGGGCGCCTCGATCAACGCTATGCCGTCGTCGGAGATCTACCCGGCGCTGCAGACCGGCGTGCTGGACGGCGCCAACACCTCCTCGGGCAGCTTCGTGTCCTACCGGATCTACGAGCAGGTGAGCTGTCTGACCGAGCCCGGCGACTACGCCCTCTGGTTCATGTACGAGCCGATCCTCATGTCCAAGAAGTCCTGGGACAAGCTGGACGACAAGCAGAAGGCGGCCTTCGAGGCGGCCGGGCAGAAGGCCGAGGACTTCTTCTTCGACGCCGCCAAGGGCCTCGATACGAAGCTGGTCGAGGCCTACAAGAAGGCCGGCGTCGAGGTGGTCTCCATGAGCAAGGAGCAGCATGCGGCCTGGCTCGAGATCGCCAAGCAGTCGTCCTACAAGAACTTCGCCGAGAAGGTCCCGGGCGGCAAGGAGCTGATCGAGAAGGCCCTGGCGGTGGAGTGA